A stretch of the Xiphophorus couchianus chromosome 15, X_couchianus-1.0, whole genome shotgun sequence genome encodes the following:
- the gpr31 gene encoding hydroxycarboxylic acid receptor 2, with protein MTLNTTSNSTTDCPVANNDLYKFYAAVMIVIFILALPLNTSVLHLFIFKLKFWKSNSNNIFLFNLVLADILLLICLPIKAHNFIDGNRRSQEDVICKAMLFMLFLNRGASIAFLTVTSVDRYYNVVHPGRKNLLKALKKSPYISIFIWVLLLPLTIPTMLRGFDCCNSLDNDNTNTENKISWREPEDVAREVVFFTQIVIPFIVLVYCTVRIVNRLKKKTVGVKTKLRRAVLVVTTVMVVFSFCFLPCAIARMVLLIFRVNAELENFETTAEAVFDGLMILSYLDCLLDPLVYCFCSTKFKALYVSNYLSFCVKTPPEQISNSTGSATQPARNKVI; from the exons atGACTTTAAATACTACATCAAACAGCACCACTGACTGTCCTGTTGCTAACAATGATCTGTATAAGTTCTACGCAGCTGTGAtgattgtgatttttatcttgGCTTTGCCTCTGAACACATCAGTCCTCCACCTCTTCATATTCAAGCTCAAGTTCTGGAAATCCAACAGcaacaacatttttctcttcaacCTGGTGCTGGCAGACATTCTGCTGCTGATCTGTTTGCCAATCAAGGCTCATAACTTCATTGATGGAAATAGGAGGAGCCAGGAGGACGTCATCTGCAAAGCGAtgctgtttatgttgtttttaaatcgTGGCGCCAGCATCGCCTTCCTAACGGTGACCTCTGTAGATCGATATTATAACGTGGTGCACCCAGGCAGAAAAAACCTCCTGAAGGCTCTGAAGAAATCTCCCTACATCTCAATCTTCATCTGGGTGTTGCTTCTGCCTCTCACCATTCCCACCATGTTGAGGGGCTTCGACTGCTGCAACAGCCTCGACAACGATAACACAAACACGGAAAATAAGATTTCTTGGAGGGAG CCTGAGGACGTAGCCAGAGAAGTGGTTTTCTTCACCCAGATCGTCATTCCCTTCATCGTCCTGGTCTACTGCACCGTTCGCATTGTCAATCGATTGAAGAAGAAAACCGTTGGGGTTAAGACGAAGCTAAGGAGAGCGGTCCTCGTCGTGACCACCGTCATGgttgttttctccttctgttttctGCCGTGCGCCATCGCCAGGATGGTGCTGCTGATCTTTAGGGTCAATGCAGAGCTGGAAAACTTTGAGACAACTGCAGAAGCCGTATTTGATGGCCTCATGATCCTCTCCTACCTGGACTGTCTGCTGGATCCGCTGGTTTACTGCTTCTGTAGCACCAAGTTTAAAGCACTTTATGTCTCCAATTACTTATCTTTTTGCGTGAAAACCCCCCCGGAGCAAATCAGCAACTCAACGGGAAGCGCAACACAACCAGCGCGCaacaaagtcatttaa
- the LOC114158204 gene encoding hydroxycarboxylic acid receptor 2-like, whose amino-acid sequence MSNITTSSNDTCYTPDAAIYQVLSGLLTVEFILGLPLNLSVLYIFIFRYKFWKNNSVFLFNIVVADFLVVVCIPVKIHHYQNNLRHSENNAVCRLMHFMLFLNRGASIGFLIVLSLDRYFSVVHLGRRNCVKVFKKSPLISVLIWVFLVPLTIPTMLSSFVCCNSLGRIKTTTLEVFTDTFREIVFFSQIIIPFIILIYCTTCIIIRLRRKSIGEKAKLRRAVFAVLSVAIIFSICFLPCTVARLALLIVRLKNCQVLEDAVVQVYDALMVLSYADCLLDPLVYCFCNSGFKVAYISTFFPPCLRKRLLKSASTSPMVTTTGATATTTTTVVPGANPISLQMMEK is encoded by the exons ATGTCTAATATTACTACTTCATCAAATGACACCTGCTATACACCGGATGCAGCCATTTACCAAGTCCTCTCCGGCTTGTTGACTGTGGAGTTCATTCTGGGACTTCCTCTCAACCTCTCGGTGCTCTACATCTTCATCTTCAG GTACAAATTCTGGAAGAATAACAGTGTGTTCCTCTTCAACATTGTGGTTGCTGATTTTTTGGTGGTGGTCTGTATTCCTGTTAAAATTCACCACTATCAGAACAATCTGAGGCACAGTGAGAATAATGCCGTTTGCCGTCTGATGCACTTCATGCTCTTCCTCAATCGAGGGGCCAGCATCGGCTTCCTCATCGTTCTGTCCCTGGACCGCTACTTCAGCGTCGTCCATCTTGGGAGGAGAAACTGTGTGAAGGTGTTTAAGAAGTCTCCACTGATCTCTGTGCTTATCTGGGTGTTCTTGGTGCCGCTCACCATACCCACGATGCTATCCTCCTTCGTTTGCTGCAACAGCCTCGGCCGAATTAAAACCACGACTCTAGAAGTTTTTACGGACACTTTCAGAGAG atcgTCTTCTTCTCTCAAATCATCATCCCCTTCATCATCCTCATTTACTGCACAACTTGCATCATCATTCGACTGAGGAGGAAATCGATTGGGGAAAAGGCCAAACTGAGGAGAGCCGTGTTCGCCGTCCTGTCTGTCGCCATCATCTTCTCCATCTGCTTCCTGCCATGCACGGTGGCTCGGCTGGCGCTGCTGATCGTGAGGCTGAAAAACTGTCAGGTGCTGGAGGATGCGGTGGTCCAGGTGTACGACGCCCTCATGGTTTTGTCCTACGCCGACTGCTTGTTGGACCCACTGGTTTACTGCTTCTGCAACTCAGGCTTTAAGGTGGCTTACATCTCCACTTTCTTCCCACCATGTCTGAGGAAGAGACTGCTGAAGTCTGCCTCGACCTCACCAATGGTCACAACTACAGGAGCTACAGCAACTACGACGACAACTGTAGTCCCAGGGGCTAACCCGATTTCATTGCAAATGATGGAAAAATGA